Proteins found in one Epinephelus fuscoguttatus linkage group LG4, E.fuscoguttatus.final_Chr_v1 genomic segment:
- the LOC125887967 gene encoding histone H2A-like, whose product MSGRGKTGGKARAKAKSRSSRAGLQFPVGRVHRLLRKGNYAQRVGAGAPVYLAAVLEYLTAEILELAGNAARDNKKTRIIPRHLQLAVRNDEELNKLLGGVTIAQGGVLPNIQAVLLPKKTEKAGKAK is encoded by the coding sequence ATGAGTGGTCGCGGAAAAACCGGTGGCAAAGCCAGAGCCAAGGCAAAATCCCGCTCCTCCCGTGCTGGGCTCCAGTTCCCAGTCGGCCGTGTCCACAGGCTGCTGCGCAAAGGAAACTATGCGCAGCGTGTCGGTGCCGGCGCCCCCGTCTACCTGGCGGCTGTGCTGGAGTACCTGACCGCTGAGATCCTGGAGTTGGCTGGAAACGCTGCCCGCGACAACAAGAAGACCCGTATCATCCCCCGTCACCTGCAGCTGGCTGTCCGCAACGACGAGGAGCTCAACAAGCTGCTGGGCGGAGTGACCATCGCTCAGGGCGGCGTGCTGCCCAACATCCAGGCTGTTCTGCTGCCCAAGAAGACCGAGAAGGCCGGCAAGGCCAAGTAA
- the LOC125887956 gene encoding histone H3-like has translation MARTKQTARKSTGGKAPRKQLATKAARKSAPATGGVKKPHRYRPGTVALREIRRYQKSTELLIRKLPFQRLVREIAQDFKTDLRFQSSAVMALQESSEAYLVGLFEDTNLCAIHAKRVTIMPKDIQLARRIRGERA, from the coding sequence ATGGCAAGAACCAAGCAGACCGCTCGTAAATCCACCGGAGGCAAAGCTCCGAGGAAGCAGCTGGCCACCAAGGCTGCCCGTAAGAGCGCCCCGGCCACCGGCGGCGTGAAGAAGCCTCACCGTTACAGGCCCGGTACCGTGGCTCTGAGAGAGATCCGTCGCTACCAGAAATCCACCGAGCTGCTGATCCGCAAGCTGCCCTTCCAGCGCCTGGTCCGAGAAATCGCTCAGGATTTCAAGACCGACCTGCGCTTCCAGAGCTCCGCTGTCATGGCTCTGCAGGAGTCCAGTGAGGCTTACCTGGTGGGCCTGTTTGAGGACACCAACCTGTGCGCCATCCACGCCAAGAGAGTCACCATCATGCCCAAAGACATCCAGCTGGCCCGTCGCATCCGCGGAGAGAGAGCTTAa